In Neovison vison isolate M4711 chromosome 14, ASM_NN_V1, whole genome shotgun sequence, the following proteins share a genomic window:
- the HIP1 gene encoding huntingtin-interacting protein 1 isoform X1: MDRMANSMKQVPNPLPKVLSRRGVGSGIEAAERESFERTQTVSINKAINTQEVAVKEKHARTCILGTHHEKGAQTFWSVVNRLPLSSNAVLCWKFCHVFHKLLRDGHPNVLKDSLRYKNELSDMSRMWGHLSEGYGQLCSIYLRLLRTKMEYHTKNPRFPGNLQMSDRQLDEAGESDVNNFFQLTVEMFDYLECELNLFQTVFNSLDMSRSVSVTTAGQCRLAPLIQVILDCSHLYDYTVKLLFKLHSCLPADTLQGHRDRFMEQFTKLKDLFYRSSNLQYFKRLIQTPQLPENPPNFLRASALSEHISPVVVIPAEASSPDSEPVLEKDDLVDMDTPQQSLFDNKFDDIFGSSFSSDPFNFNSQNGVNKDEKDHLIGQLYRDVSELKAQLENVKTESQRAVLQLKGRVSELEAELAEQRHLRQQAADDSEFLRAELDELKKKREDTEKAQRSLTEIERRAQANEQRYSKLKEKYSELVQNHADLLRKNAEVTKQVSVARQAQADLEREKKELEDSFQRISDQAQRKTQEQMEVLESLKQELATSKQELHIVQGSLETSAQSEAKWAAQIAELEKERSSLAHAVARREEELAALQERLDHTQGELSLAKESAGQLAKDQRRMLLAEARKAAEQVVQDALRQLEEPPLISCAGSADHLLSKVKSVSSCLERLEESWRHYLACPEAISGLLHSVTLLAHLTGDTMAYVSTTCLRAPPEPADLLTEACKQFGKETLLYLAFLEEEGTRENDGTAMRSCLTKIATIAEELLPRGLDIKQEELGDLVDKEMAATSAAIETATARIEEMLSKSRAGDTGVKLEVNERILGSCTSLMQAIQVLIVASKDLQREIVESGRGTASPKEFYAKNSRWTEGLISASKAVGWGATVMVDAADLVVQGRGKFEELMVCSHEIAASTAQLVAASKVKADKDSPNLAQLQQASRGVNQATATVVASTISGKSQIEETDNMDFSSMTLTQIKRQEMDSQVRVLELENDLQKERQKLGELRKKHYELAGVAEGWEEGTEASPPALHEPVTGKE, encoded by the exons ACTGTCAGCATCAATAAGGCCATTAATACGCAGGAAGTGGCTGTAAAGGAAAAACACGCCAGAA CGTGCATACTGGGCACCCACCATGAGAAAGGGGCGCAGACCTTTTGGTCTGTGGTCAACCGGCTGCCTCTCTCTAGCAACGCTGTCCTCTGCTGGAAGTTCTGCCACGTGTTTCACAAACTCCTCCGAGATGGACACCCAAAC gtCCTGAAGGACTCCCTGAGATACAAAAATGAATTGAGCGACATGAGCAGGATGTGG GGCCACCTGAGTGAGGGGTACGGCCAGCTCTGCAGCATCTACCTCAGACTGCTAAGAACGAAGATGGAATATCACACCAAA AATCCCAGGTTCCCGGGCAACCTTCAGATGAGCGACCGGCAGCTGGATGAGGCCGGAGAGAGCGACGTTAACAACTT TTTCCAGCTAACAGTGGAGATGTTTGACTACCTGGAGTGTGAACTTAATCTCTTCCAAACTG TGTTCAATTCCCTGGACATGTCGCGCTCGGTGTCCGTGACGACAGCCGGGCAGTGCCGCCTCGCCCCGCTGATCCAGGTCATCCTGGACTGCAGCCATCTGTACGATTACACCGTCAAGCTGCTCTTCAAACTCCACTCGT GTCTCCCAGCCGACACCCTGCAAGGCCACCGGGACCGCTTCATGGAGCAATTCACCAA GTTGAAAGATCTGTTCTACcgctccagcaaccttcagtacTTCAAACGGCTCATTCAGACCCCTCAGCTGCCGGAG AACCCACCCAACTTCCTGCGGGCCTCTGCGCTGTCGGAACACATCAGCCCTGTGGTGGTCATCCCGGCTGAGGCCTCGTCCCCGGACAGCGAGCCCGTCCTGGAGAAGGATGACCTCGTGGACATGGACACCCCCCAGCAG AGTTTATTCGACAACAAGTTTGATGACATCTTTGGCAGCTCGTTCAGCAGCGACCCCTTCAATTTCAACAGTCAGAATGGCGTGAACAAGGACGAGAA GGATCACTTAATCGGTCAGCTGTACAGAGACGTCAGCGAGCTGAAGGCACAGCTAGAGAACGTGAAGACGGAG AGCCAGCGGGCCGTGCTACAGCTGAAGGGCCGGGTCAGCGAGCTGGAGGCCGAGCTGGCGGAGCAGCGACACCTGCGGCAGCAGGCGGCTGACGACAGCGAGTTCCTCCGGGCCGAGCTGGACGAGCTCAAGAAGAAGCGAGAAGACACGGAGAAGGCCCAGCGGAGCCTGACGGAGATAGAAA GGAGAGCCCAAGCCAACGAACAGCGGTACAGCAAGCTGAAGGAGAAGTACAGCGAGCTGGTACAGAACCACGCTGACCTGCTGCGGAAG AATGCGGAGGTGACCAAACAGGTGTCCGTGGCCAGGCAAGCCCAGGCGGATTTGGAACGAGAGAAGAAAGAGCTCGAGGACTCCTTCCAGCGCATCAGCGACCAGGCGCAGCGGaag acTCAAGAACAGATGGAAGTACTAGAGAGCTTGAAGCAAGAACTTGCCACCAGCAAACAGGAACTCCACATCGTCCAAGGCAGTCTGGAAACTTCTGCCCAG TCAGAGGCAAAGTGGGCCGCCCAGATCGCTGAGCTGGAGAAGGAGCGAAGCAGCTTGGCGCACGCCGTGGCCCGGCGGGAGGAGGAATTAGCGGCCCTGCAGGAGCGACTGGACCACACCCAGGGGGAACTGTCCCTCGCAAAG GAATCAGCGGGCCAGCTCGCCAAGGACCAGAGGAGAATGCTGCTGGCGGAGGCAAGGAAGGCCGCGGAGCAGGTGGTCCAGGACGCCCTGCGGCAGCTGGAGGAGCCGCCTCTGATCAGCTGTGCCGGCTCTGCAG ATCACCTTCTCTCCAAGGTCAAGTCTGTTTCCAGCTGCCTCGAGCGCCTGGAAGAAAGCTGGAGGCACTATCTGGCCTGCCCAGAAG CGATCAGTGGGCTCCTGCACTCGGTCACCCTCCTCGCCCACCTGACCGGGGACACCATGGCTTACGTGAGCACCACCTGCCTTCGAGCCCCGCCGGAACCCGCCGACC TGCTGACCGAGGCCTGCAAACAGTTTGGCAAAGAAACCCTCCTCTACTTGgctttcctggaggaggagggaacaCGGGAGAATGACGGCACCGCCATGAGGAGCTGCCTTACCAAGATCGCCACCATTGCCGAG GAGCTCCTGCCCAGAGGCCTGGACATCAAACAGGAGGAGCTGGGGGACCTGGTGGACAAGGAGATGGCTGCCACGTCCGCTGCCATCGAAACTGCTACGGCCAGAATCGAG GAGATGCTCAGCAAATCCCGAGCTGGAGACACAGGAGTCAAATTGGAGGTGAACGAAAG gaTCCTTGGTTCCTGTACAAGCCTAATGCAAGCTATTCAGGTCCTGATCGTGGCCTCGAAGGACCTCCAGAGAGAGATAGTGGAGAGTGGCCGG GGCACAGCCTCCCCGAAAGAGTTTTACGCCAAGAATTCTCGATGGACGGAAGGACTCATCTCCGCTTCCAAAGCCGTGGGCTGGGGAGCGACCGTCATGGT GGATGCAGCCGATCTGGTGGTGCAAGGCAGAGGGAAGTTCGAGGAACTGATGGTGTGTTCGCATGAAATCGCTGCGAGCACGGCCCAGCTTGTGGCCGCCTCTAAG GTGAAGGCTGACAAGGACAGTCCAAACCTGGCCCAGCTGCAGCAGGCCTCCCGGGGCGTGAACCAGGCCACCGCCACCGTTGTGGCCTCCACCATCTCAGGCAAATCACAGATTGAGGAGACAG ACAACATGGACTTCTCCAGCATGACACTGACGCAGATCAAACGGCAGGAGATGGATTCCCAG
- the HIP1 gene encoding huntingtin-interacting protein 1 isoform X2 produces the protein MDVSKMTVSINKAINTQEVAVKEKHARTCILGTHHEKGAQTFWSVVNRLPLSSNAVLCWKFCHVFHKLLRDGHPNVLKDSLRYKNELSDMSRMWGHLSEGYGQLCSIYLRLLRTKMEYHTKNPRFPGNLQMSDRQLDEAGESDVNNFFQLTVEMFDYLECELNLFQTVFNSLDMSRSVSVTTAGQCRLAPLIQVILDCSHLYDYTVKLLFKLHSCLPADTLQGHRDRFMEQFTKLKDLFYRSSNLQYFKRLIQTPQLPENPPNFLRASALSEHISPVVVIPAEASSPDSEPVLEKDDLVDMDTPQQSLFDNKFDDIFGSSFSSDPFNFNSQNGVNKDEKDHLIGQLYRDVSELKAQLENVKTESQRAVLQLKGRVSELEAELAEQRHLRQQAADDSEFLRAELDELKKKREDTEKAQRSLTEIERRAQANEQRYSKLKEKYSELVQNHADLLRKNAEVTKQVSVARQAQADLEREKKELEDSFQRISDQAQRKTQEQMEVLESLKQELATSKQELHIVQGSLETSAQSEAKWAAQIAELEKERSSLAHAVARREEELAALQERLDHTQGELSLAKESAGQLAKDQRRMLLAEARKAAEQVVQDALRQLEEPPLISCAGSADHLLSKVKSVSSCLERLEESWRHYLACPEAISGLLHSVTLLAHLTGDTMAYVSTTCLRAPPEPADLLTEACKQFGKETLLYLAFLEEEGTRENDGTAMRSCLTKIATIAEELLPRGLDIKQEELGDLVDKEMAATSAAIETATARIEEMLSKSRAGDTGVKLEVNERILGSCTSLMQAIQVLIVASKDLQREIVESGRGTASPKEFYAKNSRWTEGLISASKAVGWGATVMVDAADLVVQGRGKFEELMVCSHEIAASTAQLVAASKVKADKDSPNLAQLQQASRGVNQATATVVASTISGKSQIEETDNMDFSSMTLTQIKRQEMDSQVRVLELENDLQKERQKLGELRKKHYELAGVAEGWEEGTEASPPALHEPVTGKE, from the exons ACTGTCAGCATCAATAAGGCCATTAATACGCAGGAAGTGGCTGTAAAGGAAAAACACGCCAGAA CGTGCATACTGGGCACCCACCATGAGAAAGGGGCGCAGACCTTTTGGTCTGTGGTCAACCGGCTGCCTCTCTCTAGCAACGCTGTCCTCTGCTGGAAGTTCTGCCACGTGTTTCACAAACTCCTCCGAGATGGACACCCAAAC gtCCTGAAGGACTCCCTGAGATACAAAAATGAATTGAGCGACATGAGCAGGATGTGG GGCCACCTGAGTGAGGGGTACGGCCAGCTCTGCAGCATCTACCTCAGACTGCTAAGAACGAAGATGGAATATCACACCAAA AATCCCAGGTTCCCGGGCAACCTTCAGATGAGCGACCGGCAGCTGGATGAGGCCGGAGAGAGCGACGTTAACAACTT TTTCCAGCTAACAGTGGAGATGTTTGACTACCTGGAGTGTGAACTTAATCTCTTCCAAACTG TGTTCAATTCCCTGGACATGTCGCGCTCGGTGTCCGTGACGACAGCCGGGCAGTGCCGCCTCGCCCCGCTGATCCAGGTCATCCTGGACTGCAGCCATCTGTACGATTACACCGTCAAGCTGCTCTTCAAACTCCACTCGT GTCTCCCAGCCGACACCCTGCAAGGCCACCGGGACCGCTTCATGGAGCAATTCACCAA GTTGAAAGATCTGTTCTACcgctccagcaaccttcagtacTTCAAACGGCTCATTCAGACCCCTCAGCTGCCGGAG AACCCACCCAACTTCCTGCGGGCCTCTGCGCTGTCGGAACACATCAGCCCTGTGGTGGTCATCCCGGCTGAGGCCTCGTCCCCGGACAGCGAGCCCGTCCTGGAGAAGGATGACCTCGTGGACATGGACACCCCCCAGCAG AGTTTATTCGACAACAAGTTTGATGACATCTTTGGCAGCTCGTTCAGCAGCGACCCCTTCAATTTCAACAGTCAGAATGGCGTGAACAAGGACGAGAA GGATCACTTAATCGGTCAGCTGTACAGAGACGTCAGCGAGCTGAAGGCACAGCTAGAGAACGTGAAGACGGAG AGCCAGCGGGCCGTGCTACAGCTGAAGGGCCGGGTCAGCGAGCTGGAGGCCGAGCTGGCGGAGCAGCGACACCTGCGGCAGCAGGCGGCTGACGACAGCGAGTTCCTCCGGGCCGAGCTGGACGAGCTCAAGAAGAAGCGAGAAGACACGGAGAAGGCCCAGCGGAGCCTGACGGAGATAGAAA GGAGAGCCCAAGCCAACGAACAGCGGTACAGCAAGCTGAAGGAGAAGTACAGCGAGCTGGTACAGAACCACGCTGACCTGCTGCGGAAG AATGCGGAGGTGACCAAACAGGTGTCCGTGGCCAGGCAAGCCCAGGCGGATTTGGAACGAGAGAAGAAAGAGCTCGAGGACTCCTTCCAGCGCATCAGCGACCAGGCGCAGCGGaag acTCAAGAACAGATGGAAGTACTAGAGAGCTTGAAGCAAGAACTTGCCACCAGCAAACAGGAACTCCACATCGTCCAAGGCAGTCTGGAAACTTCTGCCCAG TCAGAGGCAAAGTGGGCCGCCCAGATCGCTGAGCTGGAGAAGGAGCGAAGCAGCTTGGCGCACGCCGTGGCCCGGCGGGAGGAGGAATTAGCGGCCCTGCAGGAGCGACTGGACCACACCCAGGGGGAACTGTCCCTCGCAAAG GAATCAGCGGGCCAGCTCGCCAAGGACCAGAGGAGAATGCTGCTGGCGGAGGCAAGGAAGGCCGCGGAGCAGGTGGTCCAGGACGCCCTGCGGCAGCTGGAGGAGCCGCCTCTGATCAGCTGTGCCGGCTCTGCAG ATCACCTTCTCTCCAAGGTCAAGTCTGTTTCCAGCTGCCTCGAGCGCCTGGAAGAAAGCTGGAGGCACTATCTGGCCTGCCCAGAAG CGATCAGTGGGCTCCTGCACTCGGTCACCCTCCTCGCCCACCTGACCGGGGACACCATGGCTTACGTGAGCACCACCTGCCTTCGAGCCCCGCCGGAACCCGCCGACC TGCTGACCGAGGCCTGCAAACAGTTTGGCAAAGAAACCCTCCTCTACTTGgctttcctggaggaggagggaacaCGGGAGAATGACGGCACCGCCATGAGGAGCTGCCTTACCAAGATCGCCACCATTGCCGAG GAGCTCCTGCCCAGAGGCCTGGACATCAAACAGGAGGAGCTGGGGGACCTGGTGGACAAGGAGATGGCTGCCACGTCCGCTGCCATCGAAACTGCTACGGCCAGAATCGAG GAGATGCTCAGCAAATCCCGAGCTGGAGACACAGGAGTCAAATTGGAGGTGAACGAAAG gaTCCTTGGTTCCTGTACAAGCCTAATGCAAGCTATTCAGGTCCTGATCGTGGCCTCGAAGGACCTCCAGAGAGAGATAGTGGAGAGTGGCCGG GGCACAGCCTCCCCGAAAGAGTTTTACGCCAAGAATTCTCGATGGACGGAAGGACTCATCTCCGCTTCCAAAGCCGTGGGCTGGGGAGCGACCGTCATGGT GGATGCAGCCGATCTGGTGGTGCAAGGCAGAGGGAAGTTCGAGGAACTGATGGTGTGTTCGCATGAAATCGCTGCGAGCACGGCCCAGCTTGTGGCCGCCTCTAAG GTGAAGGCTGACAAGGACAGTCCAAACCTGGCCCAGCTGCAGCAGGCCTCCCGGGGCGTGAACCAGGCCACCGCCACCGTTGTGGCCTCCACCATCTCAGGCAAATCACAGATTGAGGAGACAG ACAACATGGACTTCTCCAGCATGACACTGACGCAGATCAAACGGCAGGAGATGGATTCCCAG